In a genomic window of Quercus lobata isolate SW786 chromosome 4, ValleyOak3.0 Primary Assembly, whole genome shotgun sequence:
- the LOC115985186 gene encoding mitogen-activated protein kinase kinase kinase 17-like, whose amino-acid sequence MLLEWLDFVHKKGIVYCDIKPQNILLAPDETGLLVAKIADFGLAKSTLRDLEIGVRGTAMYIAPESIVDEIQLQPSDVWALDCVVLNMLTRRPIWKLNLDEGIEYLWKQIASVIPSIPDRISHLAKDFLLKCFVRNPEERSSVGSLLYHSFVNVVLHDMPEFEVVFLSSCAATSSDLEDKFKEEEVQEVYDDDIMEEDPSEIEIGNQVTLFGSSWASKEAVEAAVKLFNFVCVDNIIQLGSAVRFKKIEISDQHRLNLMERVLPRVIMI is encoded by the coding sequence ATGTTACTTGAGTGGCTGGACTTTGTTCACAAGAAAGGCATTGTTTATTGTGATATAAAGCCTCAAAATATTCTGCTTGCACCTGATGAGACAGGTTTATTGGTTGCAAAAATAGCTGATTTTGGTTTGGCAAAAAGTACTTTAAGAGACTTGGAGATAGGTGTTAGAGGGACTGCCATGTATATTGCTCCTGAGAGCATTGTTGATGAGATTCAGCTTCAACCATCTGATGTTTGGGCACTCGATTGTGTGGTTCTCAATATGCTAACAAGGAGGCCAATTTGGAAACTGAATTTGGATGAGGGTATTGAATACCTTTGGAAGCAAATTGCCTCGGTAATACCCAGTATCCCAGATAGGATCTCACATCTGGCCAAAGACTTCTTGCTTAAATGCTTTGTTAGGAATCCTGAAGAGAGGTCAAGTGTTGGCAGCCTCTTATATCACTCTTTCGTCAATGTTGTTTTACACGACATGCCCGAATTTGAAGTGGTTTTCTTATCCTCCTGTGCTGCTACTTCTTCTGATCTTGAAGacaaatttaaagaagaagAGGTGCAGGAGGTGTATGATGATGACATTATGGAGGAGGACCCCTCTGAAATTGAAATTGGGAATCAAGTAACACTTTTTGGCTCATCATGGGCTTCCAAAGAAGCAGTGGAAGCTGCTGTAAAGcttttcaattttgtttgtGTAGATAATATCATACAACTCGGTTCAGCAGTtagattcaaaaaaattgagatcTCAGATCAGCATCGTCTTAATTTGATGGAGCGGGTACTTCCCAGAGTTATAATGATATGA